One stretch of Candidatus Krumholzibacteriia bacterium DNA includes these proteins:
- a CDS encoding ComEC/Rec2 family competence protein — MVWFLTAAIVAGVYQRLSLILIVTGVLVARSLWVRTRAARLWPLLAAACALIGWSALSTVRRGADEVARVAAGRGAALVALEGHVASFPQASPFGTSFLYETSIEGRRVRLVMRAAFFDANYGDAFACRARLGGGGNTDYLLARGAAGTARVRLRDTREIRPASRGRLHQRALWSWHRTVRTRLSRAMSGDAALALALLLGERGFLDHRVRDAVVRLGIAHLLALSGMHLTTVAALALVAARSFARGRDLLVLAALSAYVGMVGDVASLTRAYLMAVFIVLARAVARPVSAIDALGRALLVMLLVSPTAILSVGLQLSFAATVAVLAALQRFPLLRAGMRGRGEGGGRIARRVGWVLLAALLISVAVEVVIAPLQFHHFGRMSAVGPLATALFVLPVTFLQVLGMAVAALAGVPLMGDALVACLGACSRAATEAVLTAAAVAPQPLAGDGPAALPYYAALLLVWRFSRRRWAWVAAATLLVVAFRGVLAGMDFW; from the coding sequence GTGGTGTGGTTCCTGACCGCGGCGATCGTCGCGGGCGTCTATCAACGGCTTTCATTGATTCTGATCGTCACGGGCGTGCTGGTGGCGCGCTCGCTGTGGGTTCGTACGCGTGCGGCCCGGCTGTGGCCGCTGCTGGCGGCGGCCTGCGCGCTGATTGGCTGGAGTGCACTGAGCACCGTGCGCCGCGGCGCCGACGAGGTGGCGCGCGTGGCGGCCGGTCGTGGCGCGGCGCTGGTGGCGCTGGAAGGCCACGTGGCATCGTTTCCGCAGGCGAGCCCCTTCGGCACGTCGTTCCTGTACGAGACCTCTATTGAAGGACGGCGGGTGCGCCTGGTCATGCGCGCGGCGTTCTTTGACGCCAACTACGGCGATGCGTTCGCGTGCCGTGCGCGCCTGGGTGGGGGCGGCAACACCGACTACCTGCTCGCCAGGGGTGCCGCGGGTACCGCGCGTGTGCGCCTGCGCGATACGCGGGAAATACGCCCTGCGTCGCGCGGCCGCCTGCACCAGCGTGCGCTGTGGTCGTGGCATCGGACGGTGCGCACGCGGTTGTCGCGTGCGATGTCCGGCGATGCTGCGCTGGCGCTTGCGCTACTGCTGGGTGAACGTGGGTTCCTGGATCACCGCGTTCGCGACGCGGTGGTCAGGCTGGGGATTGCGCACCTGCTCGCTTTGAGCGGCATGCACCTGACGACGGTGGCGGCACTGGCCCTCGTCGCCGCGCGATCGTTTGCGCGGGGTCGCGATCTGCTGGTGCTCGCGGCGCTTTCGGCATACGTCGGCATGGTGGGTGACGTGGCGTCGCTGACGCGGGCCTACCTCATGGCAGTATTCATCGTTCTGGCGCGCGCGGTGGCGCGGCCCGTGAGTGCGATCGACGCGCTGGGCAGGGCCCTGCTGGTGATGCTGCTGGTGTCTCCGACCGCCATCCTCTCGGTGGGGCTGCAGTTGTCCTTTGCGGCCACGGTCGCCGTGCTGGCCGCGCTGCAACGCTTTCCGCTGCTCCGTGCGGGGATGCGCGGCCGGGGGGAGGGCGGGGGGCGGATCGCGCGACGGGTCGGGTGGGTGCTCCTCGCGGCACTGCTGATCAGCGTAGCCGTTGAAGTGGTGATCGCCCCCCTGCAGTTTCACCACTTCGGCCGCATGAGTGCGGTCGGCCCGCTGGCAACGGCGCTGTTCGTGCTGCCGGTGACGTTTCTCCAGGTTCTGGGCATGGCCGTGGCCGCGCTCGCCGGGGTGCCGCTGATGGGGGACGCACTGGTGGCGTGCCTGGGCGCGTGCTCCCGTGCTGCCACCGAAGCGGTACTGACCGCGGCCGCCGTCGCTCCGCAACCACTCGCCGGCGACGGGCCGGCCGCGCTGCCGTACTACGCGGCGCTGCTGCTCGTGTGGCGGTTTTCGCGGCGGCGATGGGCGTGGGTGGCAGCGGCGACGCTGCTCGTCGTCGCCTTCCGGGGGGTGCTGGCGGGGATGGATTTTTGGTGA
- the purN gene encoding phosphoribosylglycinamide formyltransferase, with protein sequence MTSVKCRVAVLASGRGSNFRALAERCQNPTFPAEVVCLVTDDATANAVSIAGEFGIAWHTVEPGERRGRLADGAEARIVRLCRDAGVGLVVLAGFMRILDGELLEQFAGRIINIHPSLLPSFRGLNAQRQALEHGVKVAGCTVHFVDASLDGGPIILQTAVPVHDADDLSVLRARILSEEHRILVRAVELFALGRLRVEERRVLGTEATPTAPTRREEG encoded by the coding sequence GTGACCTCCGTCAAATGCCGAGTGGCCGTGCTGGCCTCCGGACGTGGAAGCAACTTCAGAGCGCTCGCTGAGCGCTGCCAGAACCCGACGTTTCCGGCCGAAGTGGTGTGCCTGGTGACCGACGACGCCACCGCCAATGCGGTGTCGATCGCCGGTGAGTTTGGCATTGCCTGGCACACCGTCGAGCCCGGTGAACGGCGCGGGCGCCTTGCGGACGGCGCAGAAGCTCGCATCGTGCGGCTGTGCCGGGACGCCGGCGTCGGTCTGGTGGTGCTGGCCGGCTTCATGCGCATCCTCGATGGCGAACTGCTGGAGCAATTCGCCGGGCGGATCATCAACATACACCCTTCACTGCTCCCAAGCTTCCGAGGATTGAATGCGCAGCGCCAGGCGCTCGAGCACGGCGTCAAGGTGGCGGGTTGCACAGTTCACTTCGTCGATGCGTCACTCGACGGTGGACCCATCATCCTGCAGACCGCGGTTCCCGTGCACGACGCCGACGACCTCAGCGTGTTGCGCGCACGGATCCTGTCCGAGGAGCACCGCATACTCGTTCGCGCGGTGGAGCTGTTTGCGCTGGGACGCCTCCGGGTGGAGGAGCGGCGCGTGCTCGGCACCGAAGCGACGCCAACGGCGCCCACACGGCGCGAAGAAGGGTGA
- a CDS encoding phosphoribosylaminoimidazolesuccinocarboxamide synthase, with amino-acid sequence MQALVSTSDLGLTPDRTGKVRDVFDLGDHLLIVSTDRISAYDVILPSALPGKGILLTQITIGWYEHFGRELRTHFVSADIDEYPAPFKGRRELAGRSMLVRKADRFDVECVVRGYLSGSGWKEYRRNRAVCGVSLPEGLTESAELPQPIFTPATKADDGHDENIPFEEMCNIVARADAEQLRSMSIDLYRRGRDYARARGIILADTKFEFGRIDGEITLIDEMLTPDSSRFWPADRYAPGGPQESFDKQFVRDYLDASGWDHSPPGPQLPADVVNKTIARYREAHDRLFPGRSLERYL; translated from the coding sequence ATGCAAGCACTCGTGAGCACCAGCGACCTGGGATTGACGCCGGATCGCACCGGCAAGGTGCGCGATGTATTCGACCTCGGCGACCACCTGTTGATCGTGTCCACCGATCGTATCAGTGCCTACGACGTCATTCTTCCCTCGGCGCTTCCAGGCAAGGGAATCCTCCTCACGCAGATCACCATCGGCTGGTACGAGCACTTCGGCAGGGAGCTGCGCACGCATTTCGTGAGCGCGGACATCGACGAGTATCCCGCGCCCTTCAAGGGGCGGCGCGAACTCGCGGGGCGCAGCATGCTGGTGCGCAAGGCGGATCGCTTCGACGTGGAGTGCGTGGTGCGCGGATACCTGAGCGGATCGGGCTGGAAGGAGTACCGCCGCAACCGCGCGGTGTGCGGCGTGTCTCTGCCCGAAGGGCTCACCGAGTCGGCGGAGCTGCCGCAGCCGATCTTCACGCCCGCCACCAAGGCCGACGATGGCCACGACGAGAACATCCCGTTCGAGGAGATGTGCAACATCGTGGCCCGCGCAGACGCAGAGCAGCTGCGCAGCATGAGTATCGATCTCTACCGGCGCGGCCGTGACTACGCGCGCGCACGCGGCATCATCCTTGCCGACACCAAGTTTGAATTCGGGCGCATCGATGGTGAGATCACGCTCATCGATGAGATGCTGACGCCGGACTCGTCGCGTTTCTGGCCCGCCGACCGTTACGCGCCGGGCGGACCGCAGGAGAGTTTCGACAAACAGTTCGTGCGCGACTACCTCGATGCCAGCGGCTGGGATCACTCGCCGCCCGGCCCGCAACTTCCCGCCGATGTCGTGAACAAGACCATCGCCCGCTACCGCGAGGCACACGACCGGCTCTTCCCGGGCCGCAGCCTGGAGAGATACCTGTGA
- the purH gene encoding bifunctional phosphoribosylaminoimidazolecarboxamide formyltransferase/IMP cyclohydrolase, giving the protein MKRTPKASTALISVTDKTGLPEIAAALNEKGIHLIASSGTKAFLEENGIPVEEISAYTASPEILGGRVKTLHPKIHGGILADRDNPEHMRTLAEQGTYAIDYVIVNLYPFEEKLQAGLTPEQLIEYIDIGGITLLRAAAKNHRHVTVLTSPAQYAAVIGEVKAKGSTSRETRAHLAAEVFALTATYDAAIAHSMRGVSGAEGFPERLPIGLSKVTDVRYGENPHQRGALYRTAAASPFTAMTQHQGKELSFNNYLDMIGAFTLVRDLGPDSVAIIKHNNPCGAAWCGDIMRSWKRALKTDTVSAFGGVVAVHGSVSADLATEMGQLFLEVVIARKIEPAAAALLAKKKNLRVVTVPDAYWGAPTGGRLAVVTNGVALVQDEDAGFPELERVETVTSRKPGDADMVALKMAWKVAKNVKSNAIVIADEEGTVGIGAGQMSRIDSSHIAARKAREAGLEVKGAAAASDAFFPFADGVVELARAGIGALIQPGGSIRDEEVIAAANEAGLAMVFTGRRHFRHV; this is encoded by the coding sequence GTGAAAAGGACACCGAAGGCTTCCACGGCGCTGATCAGCGTGACCGACAAAACGGGTCTGCCCGAGATTGCGGCGGCGCTCAACGAAAAGGGCATCCACCTCATCGCCTCCTCGGGCACCAAAGCGTTTCTCGAAGAGAACGGCATTCCGGTGGAGGAGATATCCGCCTACACGGCGAGCCCCGAAATCCTGGGCGGGCGCGTGAAGACGCTGCACCCGAAGATCCACGGCGGCATCCTCGCCGACCGCGACAACCCGGAGCACATGCGCACGCTTGCCGAGCAGGGCACGTATGCGATCGACTACGTCATCGTGAACCTGTATCCGTTCGAGGAGAAGCTGCAGGCGGGTCTAACGCCCGAACAGCTGATCGAGTACATCGACATCGGTGGGATCACACTGCTGCGCGCGGCTGCCAAGAATCACCGCCACGTGACCGTACTCACCAGCCCGGCCCAGTACGCGGCGGTGATCGGGGAGGTCAAGGCGAAGGGAAGCACGTCGCGGGAGACGCGCGCGCACCTCGCGGCGGAGGTATTTGCACTCACCGCCACCTATGACGCCGCCATAGCGCATTCCATGCGCGGCGTGTCTGGCGCTGAAGGGTTCCCGGAGCGCCTGCCCATCGGACTGAGCAAGGTGACCGACGTTCGCTACGGCGAGAATCCGCACCAGCGCGGCGCTCTCTACCGGACGGCGGCGGCGTCGCCTTTTACCGCCATGACCCAGCACCAGGGCAAGGAACTCTCCTTCAACAACTACCTCGACATGATCGGCGCTTTCACACTGGTGCGAGATCTCGGGCCCGACAGTGTCGCCATCATCAAGCACAACAATCCGTGCGGCGCGGCCTGGTGCGGCGACATCATGCGCTCGTGGAAGCGCGCCCTGAAGACCGACACGGTGAGCGCCTTCGGTGGCGTCGTGGCCGTGCACGGGTCCGTGTCCGCCGATCTTGCCACGGAGATGGGGCAGCTGTTCCTTGAGGTGGTCATCGCGAGAAAGATCGAACCGGCGGCGGCCGCGCTGCTCGCCAAGAAGAAGAACCTGCGCGTGGTCACGGTGCCCGACGCGTACTGGGGTGCGCCGACGGGTGGGCGCCTGGCGGTGGTGACCAACGGCGTCGCCCTGGTGCAGGACGAGGACGCCGGCTTCCCCGAGCTGGAGCGCGTGGAAACCGTCACCAGTCGCAAGCCGGGTGACGCCGATATGGTTGCGCTCAAGATGGCGTGGAAGGTGGCCAAGAACGTGAAATCGAACGCCATCGTGATCGCCGACGAAGAGGGAACGGTGGGCATCGGCGCCGGCCAGATGAGCCGGATCGATTCCTCGCACATCGCGGCGCGCAAGGCCCGCGAGGCGGGTCTCGAGGTGAAGGGCGCGGCGGCCGCGTCGGACGCGTTCTTCCCCTTCGCCGACGGCGTGGTGGAACTGGCCCGCGCCGGAATCGGCGCGCTGATCCAGCCCGGCGGCTCCATCCGGGACGAAGAGGTCATCGCCGCCGCCAACGAGGCCGGGCTCGCGATGGTGTTCACGGGGCGGCGTCATTTCCGACACGTATAG
- the guaA gene encoding glutamine-hydrolyzing GMP synthase — protein MPANGIVILDYGSQFTQLIARRIRAKGVFSEILPWNTARARAMENAPRGVILSGGPSSVFETGAPALPPDLWGWGLPVLGICYGMQLVARDLGFGVERAGAAEYGHARIHANPEHVLFRKTPADQSVWMSHGDKVTGSGDGFDVLARSDNSEIAAFHYPPRNVYAVQFHPEVQHTAYGDTIIENFVFGVCNCEASWSTGAIVEQMIGDIRERVGDSRVICAVSGGVDSSVVACLIDRAIGKNLFCVFVDNGLLRAGERDGVVELLGSHLTAPLEVVDARARFLERLRGVTDPEEKRKRIGNLFIEIFEEVSTAHGPFDYLAQGTLYPDRIESLSTGGPSATIKTHHNVGGLPKDLRFKLVEPLALLFKDEVRAVGAELGLPASQLRRHPFPGPGLAVRVLGEVTEERLEILRQADRIFIDALHEWGVYDRVWQALAVLLPVRSVGVMGDARTYAFPVVLRAVTSTDGMTADWAELPVELLRVVSNRIINQVEHINRVAFDISSKPPSTIEWE, from the coding sequence ATGCCGGCAAATGGAATAGTCATACTGGATTACGGATCGCAGTTCACGCAGCTGATTGCCCGCCGCATTCGCGCCAAGGGGGTCTTTTCGGAGATCCTGCCCTGGAACACGGCGCGCGCGCGCGCGATGGAGAATGCACCGCGCGGCGTGATCCTCTCCGGCGGGCCATCCAGCGTTTTCGAGACCGGGGCGCCCGCACTGCCGCCGGATCTGTGGGGCTGGGGCCTGCCGGTTCTGGGCATCTGTTACGGCATGCAACTGGTGGCGCGCGACCTGGGCTTCGGGGTGGAGCGCGCCGGCGCGGCAGAATATGGACACGCGCGCATCCACGCCAATCCCGAACACGTGCTCTTTCGCAAGACGCCGGCGGACCAGTCGGTGTGGATGAGCCACGGCGATAAGGTGACCGGTTCCGGCGATGGTTTCGACGTGCTGGCCCGTTCCGACAACAGCGAGATCGCCGCGTTCCACTACCCGCCGCGCAACGTGTATGCGGTGCAGTTCCATCCGGAGGTGCAGCACACGGCATACGGCGACACGATCATCGAGAATTTTGTGTTCGGGGTGTGCAATTGCGAGGCGAGCTGGTCCACGGGGGCCATCGTGGAGCAGATGATCGGCGATATTCGCGAACGCGTGGGTGATTCGCGCGTAATCTGTGCGGTCAGCGGTGGCGTGGACTCGTCGGTGGTCGCGTGCCTGATCGATCGCGCCATCGGCAAGAATCTGTTCTGTGTATTCGTTGACAACGGCCTGCTGCGGGCCGGGGAACGCGACGGTGTGGTGGAACTGCTGGGCTCGCACCTCACCGCGCCGCTCGAAGTGGTCGACGCGCGCGCGCGCTTTCTAGAGCGCCTGCGCGGTGTCACCGACCCGGAGGAGAAGCGCAAGCGCATCGGAAATCTCTTCATCGAGATCTTCGAGGAGGTCAGCACCGCCCATGGGCCCTTCGATTATCTCGCGCAGGGCACCCTGTACCCGGACCGGATCGAGAGCTTGTCCACCGGCGGCCCGTCGGCCACCATCAAGACCCACCACAACGTGGGCGGGCTTCCCAAGGACCTGCGCTTCAAGCTGGTGGAGCCGCTGGCACTCCTGTTCAAGGACGAGGTGCGCGCGGTCGGCGCCGAACTGGGGCTGCCCGCGAGCCAGTTGCGCCGGCACCCGTTTCCGGGGCCGGGCCTGGCGGTGCGCGTGCTTGGCGAGGTCACCGAGGAGCGTCTGGAGATCCTGCGCCAGGCCGACAGGATCTTCATCGACGCGTTGCACGAGTGGGGCGTCTATGACCGCGTGTGGCAGGCGCTGGCGGTGCTGCTGCCGGTGCGCAGCGTGGGCGTGATGGGTGACGCGCGAACCTACGCGTTTCCGGTGGTCCTGCGCGCGGTGACCAGCACCGACGGCATGACCGCGGACTGGGCCGAACTTCCGGTCGAGTTGTTGCGTGTTGTTTCCAATCGTATCATCAACCAGGTCGAACACATCAACCGCGTCGCCTTCGACATCAGCTCCAAGCCCCCTTCCACCATCGAGTGGGAATAG
- a CDS encoding transglycosylase SLT domain-containing protein, with protein sequence MAAGSPARLLERHGEPALAWDVLRRGGGPRDDAENRLAVRLLTELGRYAEADSILARMPLAGDFLVRLQRARLNFEAGNPAGAIALLDNAATAEPALGAYADYLRVRCHLALGDAAAAAACLEGMDASSLPEALRAPLAEERVNVYRELGRPCDAMESAVAGAKLVADGDTRRELLLAAYRMAWECGDGAEAVRAARALCSSAARSPEAGEAAADLVARPHTASLSSGTLLACADVLAVQGDEKALRQTLRILDGRRLGAHDAEYQRLLWAEYHYATGDYSRAIALARPSYSDSGLRRRSMLVMARSLRKLGKPGEAAAMYETFVRAYPNDPLAAEALYAAASLYRQEDRAADSARVLDQVRRAYPSTFHGWAAAMRRAAELAQAGQGTQAAAIYEQWLARSRRTDEAALYYLARERERAGSSSGALILDELRTLNQYSFYVAPDVLPSVRGPLRDSSGGILREGPGSLTDWLARVEDGRALAYERVLAAASSPRSPAGGAADAAVERGLFFLESGLRDWAERELDAARRSGRTSAHNSLILARIYDDYAMPWQSVRLYERARSSLPWQERRSHGDDFRLLTYPLPYPAQVLDNASRNGVPAHLIYGMIREESRFEADVVSRAGAVGLMQLMPQTARRVATQLDLATEMGDRLDEPAVNVSLGVWYAADLLRAGEGSVAWMLAAYNAGPGAAGRWIEPGTAGAPAIDAVESIDYKETRGYVKRVVESANVYHSLYFSGAR encoded by the coding sequence GTGGCCGCCGGTTCTCCGGCGCGTCTCCTGGAACGCCACGGGGAGCCCGCGCTCGCGTGGGACGTTTTGCGGCGTGGAGGAGGGCCCCGCGACGACGCCGAGAACCGGCTCGCGGTGCGGCTCCTCACCGAGCTCGGCCGCTACGCCGAAGCGGACAGCATTCTCGCCCGGATGCCGCTGGCCGGTGACTTCCTCGTGCGGCTGCAGCGCGCCCGCCTCAATTTCGAGGCGGGGAATCCCGCCGGTGCAATCGCTCTTCTCGACAACGCCGCCACCGCCGAGCCGGCGCTCGGCGCCTACGCAGACTACCTGCGGGTGCGTTGCCACCTCGCGCTGGGCGACGCGGCGGCGGCCGCGGCGTGCCTGGAGGGGATGGACGCGTCCTCGCTGCCGGAGGCGCTGCGCGCGCCGCTTGCGGAGGAGCGCGTCAACGTTTACCGCGAGCTCGGGCGGCCGTGCGATGCGATGGAGAGCGCGGTAGCGGGGGCGAAGCTGGTCGCCGATGGCGACACACGGCGTGAGTTGCTGCTGGCCGCATACCGGATGGCGTGGGAATGCGGGGACGGCGCCGAGGCGGTGCGCGCCGCGCGTGCGTTGTGCAGCAGCGCGGCCCGTTCGCCGGAGGCGGGTGAGGCGGCGGCGGACCTGGTGGCGCGCCCTCACACCGCGAGTCTGTCGTCGGGAACGCTGCTGGCGTGCGCGGACGTGCTTGCGGTGCAGGGCGACGAGAAGGCCCTGCGTCAAACACTTCGTATCCTGGACGGGCGGCGGTTGGGTGCGCACGACGCGGAGTATCAGCGCCTGTTGTGGGCCGAGTACCACTATGCGACCGGTGACTACTCGCGTGCCATCGCGCTGGCGCGGCCTTCGTACTCCGACAGCGGGCTGCGACGCCGGTCGATGCTGGTGATGGCGCGGTCGTTGCGCAAGCTGGGCAAGCCGGGTGAGGCGGCCGCGATGTACGAGACGTTCGTGCGGGCCTATCCCAACGACCCGCTCGCGGCGGAAGCGCTCTATGCCGCGGCTTCCCTCTACCGCCAGGAAGACCGCGCCGCGGACTCGGCGCGGGTGCTGGACCAGGTGCGCCGCGCGTACCCGTCCACGTTCCACGGCTGGGCGGCCGCGATGCGACGGGCGGCGGAATTGGCTCAGGCAGGACAGGGCACCCAGGCGGCCGCCATCTACGAGCAGTGGCTGGCGCGCTCGCGGCGCACCGATGAGGCGGCGCTGTACTATCTGGCGCGAGAACGAGAACGCGCGGGCAGCAGCTCCGGCGCGTTGATCCTGGACGAACTGCGTACCCTGAACCAGTATTCCTTCTACGTCGCCCCGGACGTGCTCCCGTCGGTGCGCGGGCCGTTGCGTGATTCCAGTGGGGGCATCCTGCGCGAGGGCCCCGGGTCGCTCACCGACTGGCTGGCGCGGGTGGAAGACGGTCGCGCCCTGGCCTATGAGCGTGTGCTTGCTGCAGCGTCGTCGCCGCGTTCGCCCGCCGGGGGAGCGGCCGACGCGGCCGTCGAACGCGGCCTCTTCTTTCTCGAATCCGGATTACGCGACTGGGCGGAGCGCGAACTCGACGCGGCCCGCCGGAGCGGGCGCACGTCTGCGCACAACAGTCTCATCCTTGCGCGCATCTACGACGATTACGCGATGCCCTGGCAGAGCGTGCGCCTGTACGAACGCGCGCGGTCGAGCCTTCCCTGGCAGGAACGGCGCTCGCACGGGGATGACTTCCGTCTGCTCACCTACCCGTTGCCGTACCCGGCCCAGGTGCTCGACAACGCGTCGCGCAACGGCGTGCCGGCGCACCTCATCTACGGCATGATCCGCGAGGAGAGCCGCTTCGAAGCGGACGTGGTTTCGCGTGCGGGGGCGGTGGGTCTCATGCAGCTCATGCCGCAGACGGCGCGGCGGGTGGCCACACAACTGGACCTGGCGACGGAGATGGGGGACCGCCTGGACGAGCCCGCGGTCAACGTTTCGCTCGGGGTATGGTACGCGGCGGATCTTCTGCGCGCCGGCGAGGGCAGCGTGGCATGGATGCTGGCCGCGTACAACGCCGGCCCGGGGGCCGCGGGTCGCTGGATCGAACCCGGGACGGCGGGTGCGCCCGCCATCGACGCCGTGGAGTCCATCGACTACAAGGAAACGCGTGGTTATGTGAAGCGGGTGGTCGAATCGGCCAACGTCTATCATTCCCTCTACTTCAGCGGTGCACGCTGA
- a CDS encoding SEC59/DGK1/VTE5 family protein: MSQKTPPPGDDTPPAAQTLTAELQRKSFHLAMIAVPVWVYLMPPTPALLGLILATFITVAVDLLRLSDHRLRSFFLRLFRSLIRPHEQEHLLGSTHYMIAALLSVIVFDHEVAIAALAFLVLGDAAAAIIGKRFGKPLYWGKSPQGSIACFVVCLAVGIPLLGSLSVALIGALAATLAEALPSPLDDNMRVPIFSGIVMQLVLRLFQG; encoded by the coding sequence ATGAGCCAGAAGACACCTCCCCCGGGGGATGATACCCCGCCAGCAGCCCAGACACTGACCGCCGAGCTGCAACGTAAGTCCTTTCACCTGGCCATGATCGCGGTCCCGGTGTGGGTGTACCTCATGCCGCCCACCCCGGCTCTCCTTGGCCTCATACTTGCTACTTTCATCACGGTCGCGGTCGATTTGCTGCGTTTGAGTGATCACCGGCTGAGGAGCTTCTTCCTCCGACTGTTTCGGTCGCTCATCCGGCCCCACGAGCAGGAGCACCTGCTCGGGTCCACGCACTACATGATCGCGGCGCTCTTGAGCGTCATCGTCTTCGATCACGAGGTGGCAATTGCGGCGCTCGCATTTCTGGTCCTTGGAGACGCCGCCGCGGCCATCATCGGAAAGCGATTTGGAAAGCCGCTCTACTGGGGCAAGAGCCCGCAGGGAAGTATCGCGTGCTTCGTTGTGTGCCTGGCGGTGGGAATTCCGCTGCTCGGCTCACTCTCGGTGGCGCTGATCGGGGCACTGGCCGCGACACTGGCAGAGGCGCTGCCATCGCCGCTGGACGACAATATGCGGGTGCCGATCTTCAGTGGGATCGTCATGCAGCTGGTGTTGAGACTTTTTCAGGGGTAG
- a CDS encoding tetratricopeptide repeat protein, translating into MFLKRLFAFIPKDEFSKALNMFNSGEHRKALAKFEELRTLAGPAGDVDRGTLDLYTCEAHVALSREFLDAEDRDAATREMETAVKIKPQFADLHYKLGVLYVDAERLAEAAACFRTSLGINNKFFRARINLSSVLRRAGDADAAIQEAQAARHSCPNFYREALDSLITALRTGDEADVSRLYSEMIDERPSSAQISKELAVEAIQNGNSDEAIRELKKALALKPDYPDLHNYLGIAYGNNGMVDDAVHEFEIALKINPYYAKARLNLALLYYENNRFDEAQAQLDQVLSVQPENQLANNLLRELKMVSGGKTAE; encoded by the coding sequence ATGTTTCTAAAACGACTGTTCGCTTTCATTCCGAAGGACGAGTTCTCGAAGGCGTTGAATATGTTCAACTCCGGCGAGCACCGCAAGGCGTTGGCCAAGTTCGAGGAACTGAGGACGCTGGCGGGCCCGGCGGGCGACGTCGATCGCGGCACGCTGGACCTGTACACCTGCGAGGCCCACGTGGCGTTGTCGCGCGAGTTCCTGGACGCGGAGGATCGGGATGCGGCCACCCGGGAGATGGAAACGGCCGTCAAGATCAAGCCCCAGTTTGCCGACCTGCACTACAAGCTCGGTGTTCTGTACGTGGATGCCGAGCGCCTCGCCGAGGCGGCAGCGTGCTTCCGGACCTCCCTCGGCATCAACAACAAGTTCTTTCGCGCCCGCATCAACCTGTCGTCGGTTCTCCGGCGGGCGGGCGACGCCGACGCCGCCATCCAGGAAGCGCAGGCGGCGCGTCATAGCTGCCCGAATTTCTACCGGGAGGCGCTGGACAGCCTGATTACGGCGTTGCGCACCGGTGACGAGGCGGACGTATCGCGCCTTTACAGCGAGATGATCGATGAACGCCCCAGCTCCGCCCAGATCAGCAAGGAACTGGCGGTGGAGGCCATTCAGAACGGAAACTCCGACGAAGCCATCCGCGAACTCAAGAAGGCGCTGGCGCTCAAGCCGGACTACCCGGATCTGCATAACTACCTGGGCATCGCCTACGGCAACAATGGGATGGTGGATGACGCGGTTCACGAATTCGAGATCGCGCTCAAGATAAACCCGTACTACGCGAAGGCACGGCTGAACCTGGCGTTGCTCTACTACGAGAACAATCGTTTCGACGAAGCGCAGGCGCAGCTTGACCAGGTATTGAGTGTTCAGCCCGAGAACCAGCTCGCGAACAATCTTCTGCGCGAGTTGAAGATGGTTTCGGGCGGAAAGACCGCCGAGTAG
- a CDS encoding DnaJ domain-containing protein — MEQNVKFIDYYEVLGVWPTADTEAIKKAYFKLAKLHHPDVVGEQSAGDIDFKLINEAFSILNDPLSRRDFDERLKRRKSTTGSPTERREADKRSAQLSYDQARAAMRQNRYDKAAVLLKAAIKFDDSNPAYYSWYGFSLGVLRTQLHEARDACKKALEIEFYNADYHSNLGFVYMQAGLTSTAMECFDEALKWDPDHPMAMRYRSGGRIGGPNGENGGKGKGGLFGFLRRATDPPAKKSPAGGKRSSSGRRRS; from the coding sequence ATGGAACAGAACGTAAAATTCATCGACTACTATGAGGTGCTCGGCGTATGGCCCACGGCCGACACCGAGGCGATCAAGAAGGCGTACTTCAAGCTCGCCAAGCTGCACCATCCCGACGTGGTGGGGGAGCAGAGTGCCGGCGACATTGACTTCAAGTTGATCAACGAGGCCTTCTCCATTCTCAACGATCCGCTCTCGCGCCGCGATTTCGACGAGCGTCTCAAGCGGCGCAAATCGACCACCGGATCGCCCACCGAGCGCCGGGAAGCGGACAAGCGTTCCGCGCAGCTCTCCTACGATCAGGCGCGTGCGGCCATGCGCCAGAATCGCTACGACAAGGCGGCGGTGCTGCTCAAGGCCGCCATCAAGTTCGACGACTCCAATCCGGCCTACTACAGCTGGTACGGTTTCTCGCTTGGCGTTCTGCGCACGCAGCTTCACGAGGCACGCGATGCCTGCAAGAAGGCACTGGAAATAGAGTTCTACAACGCCGACTACCACTCCAATCTCGGCTTCGTCTACATGCAGGCGGGGCTGACCAGCACCGCCATGGAGTGCTTCGACGAGGCCCTGAAGTGGGACCCGGATCATCCGATGGCGATGCGCTACCGCTCCGGCGGCCGAATCGGCGGTCCCAACGGCGAGAACGGCGGCAAGGGCAAGGGCGGGCTGTTCGGATTCCTGCGCCGTGCAACGGACCCACCCGCGAAGAAGAGCCCTGCCGGTGGAAAGCGCTCCAGCTCGGGCCGCCGCCGCTCCTGA